The genomic interval TTTGGTGCGCCACTCGTAGTCGCGCTCCATCTCATCGTCTTTTTCGGCCACCGGCTGCGTGCCGAGGCTATAGGCGGTCGAACTCTCCGCGCCTTCAAAGCCATTCGAGGTCGCGTAAACGAACGTCGAGGTTTCGCTCGACGCACCGCCGCCGCTCGAATTGGCGATCCCCGGAATGGCCAGCGACGCCGCCTCGCAGCGCTTCGCAAGCTCAAGCAATTGCTCCGGGTTCGGTCGCGCCGTGTCCGATTGCTCAAGATCAGGCGCCGCGCCCTTGGCGTGATAGCGCTCATCCAGCAGCCCGCAGAATTTGTCCTCGGGCGCGGCCCTGGCCATCGCCACGGTCCGCTCGGCCAGATCGCGCATGCCCTTGGTCGAGAGATCGGTGGAGGAGGCGGCCGCCTGGCGCTTGCCGAGGAAGGCCCGCAGCGCCACCGAGCGCGCTTCCTCGCGCTCCATGCCCTCGAGCTCGCCCATCCGCACCTCGGCGGAGATACTCTCGCGGGCGGCGTAAGAGGCTTCCGAGGCGTCGGCCCCGGCTTTCTTGGCGTAGTCGATCAGGGCCGCCAGGGCGGCATGGGAATCAGCGTCAAAGGCCATGGCCCGAACATGGGCTTGGGTAGCCCGCGCGGCAATCGGGCGATGCCGGTATTATAATACTCAAAGCTGCTGAGCGAACCCCGCATAGATCAACCCGCCAGCGATGAGCAGGAACGAAATCCAGGTCAGCAGGATGCCCGCCCCTCGGCCGGCGTTGAGCGCCCCGGTATGGAGGCCGACACCGTGAAAAATTCTGCCGGCCGTCAAAAAAAGTCCGGCGGCGTGCAGCAGCCACAGCGGGACCGCTGGGTCCAAGAGCGCCAGCAACACCAGCCCGATCAGGCCCGCGGGGATGTATTCCGCAGCGTTAGCGTGCGCGCGGACGGCGCGGTTGAAATCCTCATTCGCGCCATCGCCTAACACGATCTTGTGCTTCCGCCGGCCCATCATCACCAGCACTGCGAGCACCAGCAGGATGAGAATGTTTACGCCCGCATAGAGCGCGACGACTTCAAGACGCAGCATTCGGCTTCTCCCTCGCGCTCACCTCTAGTCTGCACACAATCCGCATTTCAACGTTTTGTTTTGCTTTCGGAAACCGCGCGTTCACGACACGGCGTCATAGTCGTCCTCAACAAGATGCCTCGAAGGCAACGGGATGGGTGGTTTGACAGACGCGAGCTTCATCGGCGTCGTCGCATGGGCGATCATCGCGGTAGTCGCGGGCATGGGCCTGGCGGTTGCCGCGATTACGCTCGTCCGCCGCGCGCGCGATTGCGACTACGATTTCGAGGCCGGCTACAACGCGCTGGCGCCGGTCACCGAACGCTAAAGGTTCCCGAACATTTTCTGAACGACCGCGCCCGTCCGCTCCGCTAAAGCTTCGCGCTTGGTGGAGGTGACCTCATGAAATTTCGCGCGATCCTGTTGGCCGTAGCCTTGGCCGCCTGTGGACAATCCGGCCAGACGGGGCCTGAAGCGCCATCCGCCTCGGACACCCCCAACGCCATCGATCTTGGAATCGACATCGGCCGCGCCGGCGCGATGCTCAATAGCGTCGAAAGCCTGACGGCTGAGCGCCCCGGCGCCGATCCGGACGCCACCACGGAAGCCGACCTCGCCCGCCGCCTGCGCGAAACGGTCTGGGAGTACAACGCCCAGAGTTCGCAACTCTGCGCCAAGGGCTTGTTCGCCGAAGTATCGTGCGGACCAGCGTATGCGCCGGTGTGGCTGTCTGAGCCCGCCAACGCGACGCCTTCACTCGAAGACATCCAGCTCCGCACCATCGCCGTGCACGAAGAAGTGCAGCGCCTCTGGGCCGCCGTCTGCGACGACGCCCGCTCGCGCGTGACGGACGAACAAGAGAAGATGTCTGTCTGTCCGATGGAGTAGGGTTCAGGCGCGCAGCCGCCAAACGGCTGCGCGCTTCACTTCCGCGTCTTCCAGCGCGCGTGTGACAGGAATGTCGTACGCCGCGATCTGCTCAAGGTTGTCGCGCGGCAAATAAGTGCGACCAGGATCGCCGATCAGCACGGTCTTGCCGTCGCTCTGTTGCGCGATCAGCCATTCGAGTACGCGCGGCGCCAGGTCGCGATCGTAGAACAAATCGCCGACCAAGATGATCTCCGCATCCGTTGGCGCGCCGACCGGATCCGAGTCGCTCGTCGCTACAACGACATCGTTGAGCGCCGCGTTCAACACCGCCGCGTGCGCCGCGAATGCATCGATGTCGACCGCCAGCGCCGTCGCTGCGCCCGCCTTCATCGCCGCGATGGCGACGAGGCCAGAGCCAGACGCCACATCAAGCACGCGCTTGCCGCGTGCGGTCTCCGGTTGATCCAGAACGTAGCGCGCGAGCGCTTGTCCGCCCGCCCACGCAAACGCCCAGAACGGTGGCGCCAAACCGAGTTCGCCTAGCTGTTCCTCTGTCATCTGCCACAAAGCCACAGCGTCATCGGCGAGATAAAGCTTCAACTCCGGCACATGGCTCGGCGCCAGCACGCGCGTGTTCTCGCGGATGAATGCGGGGACGTCGGAGATCAAGCGGGCTGATCCAGCAAATCCAAGATCGTCGCCAGCGCCTCTGACAGGTTTTCAGGACCACATGCGCAAACCAAGAAGGTGTCATGGCCATTTTTCTCGGTCGCTAGATGGATCCAGTCTCGGTCCGACCGCTCGGTCATGCGTGGAGAAACGATGAGGTGATCAAACGGCGTGCCGTCCAAGCAAACACGGATCGACCATCCCGGGTTGTCAAGATTCTCTATCGTAATGCCTAATCCGTGTTCCCATTCGCCGTCGGAAAGGGAGACGAGGAGCTGTTCGAGACGTTTGACGAGGTCGGTCACGCGAGTTGCACTACAGGTTTCGACGACGCTTCACCCAACACCGCAGCATAGCCGGGCGCGATGCGCATGCGTGACCAATACCCTTTGTCCATCAGCGAGCGGTGCATGCGTTCGAGCCGATAGCAGGGCACGTGCATGAAGACGTGGTGCTCGCCGTGGAAGTGCACCCAGTACGGCGCGATGAAGAGCCGCTCGATCGCATTCGCCAACGTCGTGCGCGCATGCGTGAACGGATCGTCCTTGGTGTTGACGACGGCGTGCTCCGCGATGTTGCGCAGGCGCGTCACCAGCGGCAGCCACGTCGCCATCGGCACGAGCCAAAGCGCCGGATACGCCCACCAATAGCCGGCAAGCGCCAAGCCACCGAACAGGATTGCATTCGTCAGCAAGAAGTGACTCGTGCTCGAGTTCACGACTTCGCCGG from Terricaulis silvestris carries:
- a CDS encoding MAPEG family protein produces the protein MLRLEVVALYAGVNILILLVLAVLVMMGRRKHKIVLGDGANEDFNRAVRAHANAAEYIPAGLIGLVLLALLDPAVPLWLLHAAGLFLTAGRIFHGVGLHTGALNAGRGAGILLTWISFLLIAGGLIYAGFAQQL
- a CDS encoding class I SAM-dependent methyltransferase; the protein is MISDVPAFIRENTRVLAPSHVPELKLYLADDAVALWQMTEEQLGELGLAPPFWAFAWAGGQALARYVLDQPETARGKRVLDVASGSGLVAIAAMKAGAATALAVDIDAFAAHAAVLNAALNDVVVATSDSDPVGAPTDAEIILVGDLFYDRDLAPRVLEWLIAQQSDGKTVLIGDPGRTYLPRDNLEQIAAYDIPVTRALEDAEVKRAAVWRLRA
- a CDS encoding Imm53 family immunity protein yields the protein MTDLVKRLEQLLVSLSDGEWEHGLGITIENLDNPGWSIRVCLDGTPFDHLIVSPRMTERSDRDWIHLATEKNGHDTFLVCACGPENLSEALATILDLLDQPA